A genome region from Crossiella equi includes the following:
- a CDS encoding CTP synthase, with product MLQARTTKHVFVTGGVASSLGKGLTASSLGQLLTARGLRVTMQKLDPYLNVDPGTMNPFQHGEVFITEDGAETDLDIGHYERFLDRDLGAAANVTTGQVYSEVIAKERRGEYLGDTVQVIPHITDEIKSRITAMAAPNEDGNAPDVVITEVGGTVGDIESLPFLEACRQVRHDVGRDNVFFLHVSLVPYLAPSGELKTKPTQHSVAALRNIGIQPDAIVCRADREIPDGLKRKIALMCDVDGDAVVAAPDAPSIYDIPRVLHSEGLDAYVVRRLGLPFRDVDWTVWGDLLERVHNPSDTTRIALVGKYVDLPDAYLSVTEALRAGGFAHRARVEIRWVPSDLCETPAGAAQALAGVDGVLVPGGFGVRGIEGKVGAIQHARTRGIPTLGLCLGLQCMVIEAARGLAGIDGANSAEFDENAKHPVISTMADQQDVVAGERDMGGTMRLGSYPAALTPGSQVAKAYGSTEVTERHRHRYEVNNTYRGKLAKAGLVFSGTSPDGRLVEFVELPADVHPFFVGTQAHPELKSRPTRPHPLFSAFVRAALDYQAAERLPVELPETSSAGV from the coding sequence GTGTTGCAGGCGCGCACGACCAAACATGTGTTCGTCACCGGAGGCGTGGCCTCCTCTCTGGGCAAGGGGCTCACCGCCTCCAGCCTCGGTCAGCTGCTGACCGCTCGCGGTCTCCGCGTCACCATGCAGAAGCTCGACCCCTACCTCAACGTCGACCCCGGGACGATGAACCCGTTCCAGCACGGTGAGGTCTTCATCACCGAGGACGGCGCCGAGACCGACCTGGACATCGGCCACTACGAGCGCTTCCTCGACCGCGACCTGGGCGCGGCCGCCAACGTCACCACCGGGCAGGTCTACTCCGAGGTCATCGCCAAGGAGCGGCGCGGGGAGTACCTCGGCGACACCGTGCAGGTCATCCCGCACATCACCGACGAGATCAAGTCCCGCATCACCGCGATGGCCGCCCCGAACGAGGACGGCAACGCCCCGGACGTGGTCATCACCGAGGTCGGCGGCACCGTCGGCGACATCGAGTCGCTGCCGTTCCTGGAGGCCTGCCGCCAGGTCCGCCACGACGTCGGCCGCGACAACGTTTTCTTCCTGCACGTCTCGCTGGTGCCCTACCTCGCGCCCTCCGGTGAGCTCAAGACCAAGCCCACCCAGCACTCGGTGGCCGCGCTGCGCAACATCGGCATCCAGCCCGACGCCATCGTCTGCCGCGCCGACCGGGAGATCCCGGACGGCCTCAAGCGCAAGATCGCGCTGATGTGCGACGTGGACGGCGACGCCGTGGTGGCCGCGCCGGACGCGCCGTCGATCTACGACATCCCGCGCGTGCTGCACTCCGAGGGCCTGGACGCCTACGTGGTGCGCCGCCTCGGCCTGCCCTTCCGCGACGTCGACTGGACCGTGTGGGGCGACCTGCTCGAACGCGTGCACAACCCCAGCGACACCACCCGCATCGCGCTGGTCGGCAAGTACGTCGACCTGCCCGACGCCTACCTGTCGGTCACCGAGGCCCTGCGCGCCGGCGGGTTCGCCCACCGCGCCCGCGTGGAGATCCGCTGGGTGCCCTCGGACCTGTGCGAGACCCCGGCCGGTGCCGCGCAGGCCCTGGCCGGTGTGGACGGCGTGCTCGTGCCCGGCGGCTTCGGCGTGCGCGGCATCGAGGGCAAGGTCGGCGCCATCCAGCACGCCCGCACCCGCGGCATCCCTACGCTGGGCCTGTGCCTGGGCCTGCAGTGCATGGTCATCGAGGCCGCCCGCGGCCTGGCCGGGATCGACGGTGCCAACTCCGCGGAGTTCGACGAGAACGCCAAGCACCCGGTGATCTCCACCATGGCCGACCAGCAGGACGTCGTCGCCGGTGAGCGCGACATGGGCGGCACCATGCGCCTCGGGTCCTACCCGGCCGCGCTGACCCCCGGCTCGCAGGTCGCCAAGGCCTACGGCAGCACCGAGGTCACCGAGCGGCACCGGCACCGCTACGAGGTCAACAACACCTACCGCGGCAAGCTCGCCAAGGCCGGGCTGGTCTTCTCCGGCACCTCGCCGGACGGCCGCCTGGTCGAGTTCGTCGAGCTGCCCGCCGACGTGCACCCGTTCTTCGTCGGCACCCAGGCCCACCCGGAGCTGAAGTCCAGGCCGACCCGTCCGCACCCGCTGTTCTCGGCGTTCGTGCGGGCCGCCCTGGACTACCAGGCCGCCGAGCGCCTGCCGGTGGAGCTGCCCGAGACCAGCTCGGCGGGCGTCTGA
- a CDS encoding NUDIX domain-containing protein, protein MSTVDRGAHEFTVAASHDVYAGRVMALRVDEVVMPGGGTATREVVEHPGAVGVLALDENDQVVLIHQYRHPVGQRLWELPAGLLDAAGEDPAATAARELAEEVGLAAEDWSVLVDVSGSPGFMDEVIRVYLARGLSTVEQLADTGDEEADLVVRRVPLSEAVRMVLSGAIINAATVSGVLAAHAVLSGAAQARPVEAPWDSRPYRFAQRRDG, encoded by the coding sequence ATGTCCACTGTGGACCGGGGTGCGCACGAGTTCACCGTCGCGGCCAGCCACGACGTCTACGCCGGGCGCGTGATGGCGCTGCGCGTGGACGAGGTGGTCATGCCCGGCGGCGGCACCGCCACCCGGGAGGTCGTCGAGCACCCGGGCGCGGTCGGTGTCCTCGCCCTGGACGAGAACGACCAGGTCGTGCTCATCCACCAGTACCGGCACCCGGTCGGCCAGCGCCTGTGGGAGCTGCCCGCCGGTCTGCTGGACGCCGCCGGTGAGGACCCGGCCGCCACCGCCGCGCGCGAGCTGGCTGAAGAAGTCGGGCTCGCCGCCGAGGACTGGTCCGTGCTGGTCGACGTGTCCGGCTCGCCCGGTTTCATGGACGAGGTCATCCGGGTATACCTGGCCCGCGGTCTGTCCACTGTGGAACAGCTGGCGGACACCGGCGACGAGGAGGCCGACCTCGTCGTGCGCCGGGTTCCACTCAGTGAGGCGGTGCGGATGGTGCTCTCCGGTGCCATCATCAACGCTGCCACGGTGTCCGGGGTGCTGGCCGCGCACGCGGTGCTCTCCGGCGCGGCCCAGGCCCGACCGGTCGAGGCCCCGTGGGACAGCAGGCCGTACCGGTTCGCCCAGCGCCGGGACGGCTAG
- the ald gene encoding alanine dehydrogenase, producing MRVGVPREIKDHEHRVAITPAGVVELVRRGHQVLIERDAGAGSSFPDSDYLAAGAKILAHADDVWAEAELVLKVKEPVPEEYHRMRRGQTLFTYLHLAASPECTRAVVASGIDAVAYETVQLPDGSLPLLAPMSEVAGRMAPQVGAHTLERAAGGRGVLLGGVSGVPAGKVAVIGAGVSGMNAATIALGLQAEVVVLDNNINRLRQIDFVYRGHLQTIASNAYELERACLWADLVIGAVLVPGARAPKLVSNDLVSRMRPGSVLVDIAIDQGGCFEDSRPTTHGDPVFTVHDSVFYCVANMPGAVPHTSTWALTNVTLPYAVLLADRGLRGAVAADHSLARGVNVVGGQVVLAEVAAAHGLPHVDLAAALA from the coding sequence GTGCGAGTCGGTGTCCCTCGTGAGATCAAGGACCACGAACACCGCGTGGCCATCACACCCGCGGGAGTGGTCGAACTGGTGCGCCGAGGCCACCAGGTCCTGATCGAACGGGACGCCGGTGCCGGCTCCTCCTTCCCCGACAGCGACTACCTCGCCGCCGGGGCCAAGATCCTCGCGCACGCCGACGACGTGTGGGCCGAGGCCGAGCTGGTGCTCAAGGTCAAGGAGCCCGTGCCGGAGGAATATCACCGGATGCGGCGCGGGCAGACGCTGTTCACCTACCTGCACCTGGCCGCGAGCCCGGAGTGCACGCGCGCCGTGGTCGCCTCCGGCATCGACGCGGTCGCCTACGAGACCGTGCAGCTGCCCGACGGCTCGCTGCCGCTGCTGGCGCCGATGAGCGAGGTCGCCGGGCGGATGGCGCCGCAGGTCGGCGCGCACACCCTGGAACGCGCCGCCGGTGGCCGGGGCGTGCTGCTCGGCGGCGTCTCGGGCGTACCGGCCGGGAAGGTCGCCGTGATCGGGGCCGGGGTGTCCGGCATGAACGCGGCCACCATCGCGCTCGGGCTCCAGGCCGAGGTGGTCGTGCTGGACAACAACATCAACCGCCTCCGGCAGATCGACTTCGTCTACCGCGGCCACCTGCAGACCATCGCCAGCAACGCCTACGAGCTCGAACGCGCCTGCCTGTGGGCGGACCTGGTGATCGGCGCGGTGCTCGTGCCCGGCGCGCGGGCGCCCAAGCTCGTCAGCAACGACCTGGTCTCGCGGATGCGGCCCGGTTCGGTGCTGGTGGACATCGCCATCGACCAGGGCGGCTGTTTCGAGGACTCGCGGCCCACCACCCACGGCGACCCGGTGTTCACCGTGCACGACTCGGTGTTCTACTGCGTGGCCAACATGCCCGGCGCGGTGCCGCACACCTCGACCTGGGCGCTGACCAACGTCACCCTGCCGTACGCGGTGCTGCTCGCCGACCGGGGCCTGCGGGGCGCGGTGGCGGCCGACCACAGCCTGGCGCGCGGGGTGAACGTCGTCGGCGGCCAGGTGGTGCTGGCCGAGGTTGCCGCGGCGCACGGTCTGCCGCACGTCGACCTGGCCGCGGCACTGGCATGA
- the xerD gene encoding site-specific tyrosine recombinase XerD, translated as MPAALSAAVAGYLDHLVVERGTARNTLDSYARDLRRYTEHLACAGVTSLAEVTERHVAGFLAGLREGDGARPPLAASSAARAVVAVRSLHRFAYREGLLPADVASAVHPPTPPRRLPKALPVEEVLRLLDGAVGDDPRGLRDRALLELLYSTGARISEAVGLDIDDVDARERTVLLDGKGGKQRLVPIGRPALAALDAYLVRARPALAAKGRGSAAVFLNARGGRLSRQSAWQTLKDSAERAGVQGDVSPHTLRHSFATHLIEGGADVRVVQELLGHASVTTTQVYTLVTVNTLREVFATAHPRARG; from the coding sequence GTGCCCGCCGCCTTGTCCGCCGCGGTGGCCGGATACCTGGACCACCTGGTGGTGGAGCGGGGCACGGCGCGCAACACCCTGGACTCCTACGCGCGGGACCTGCGGCGCTACACCGAACACCTGGCCTGCGCCGGGGTCACCTCGCTGGCCGAGGTCACCGAACGCCACGTGGCCGGGTTCCTGGCCGGTCTCCGGGAAGGCGACGGCGCCAGGCCACCGCTGGCCGCCTCCTCGGCGGCCCGCGCGGTGGTGGCGGTCCGCAGCCTGCACCGCTTCGCCTACCGCGAGGGCCTGCTCCCGGCCGACGTGGCCAGCGCCGTCCACCCGCCCACCCCGCCCCGCCGCCTCCCCAAGGCCCTCCCGGTCGAGGAGGTGCTGCGCCTGCTGGACGGCGCGGTCGGCGACGACCCGCGCGGCCTGCGCGACCGCGCCCTGCTGGAGCTCCTGTACTCGACCGGCGCCCGCATCTCGGAAGCCGTGGGCCTGGACATCGACGACGTGGACGCCCGGGAACGCACCGTGCTGCTGGACGGCAAGGGCGGCAAGCAGCGCCTGGTCCCCATCGGGCGGCCAGCTCTTGCGGCACTGGACGCCTACCTCGTGCGGGCCCGGCCCGCGCTGGCGGCGAAGGGGCGGGGGAGCGCGGCGGTGTTCCTCAACGCTCGCGGTGGGCGGTTGTCGCGGCAGTCGGCCTGGCAGACCTTGAAGGACTCGGCTGAGCGGGCCGGGGTGCAGGGGGACGTGTCGCCGCACACGCTGCGGCACTCGTTCGCCACGCACCTCATCGAGGGTGGGGCGGATGTGCGGGTTGTGCAGGAGCTGCTCGGGCACGCGTCGGTGACGACCACCCAGGTGTACACGCTGGTCACGGTGAACACGCTGCGGGAGGTGTTCGCCACGGCGCATCCGCGCGCCCGGGGGTGA